In the Drosophila biarmipes strain raj3 chromosome X, RU_DBia_V1.1, whole genome shotgun sequence genome, one interval contains:
- the LOC108023274 gene encoding uncharacterized histidine-rich protein DDB_G0274557: MTTRRDDMARISRISRSHTHSPSLLHLLLLLPILAIPLATGFGNEYVHIKVHVPKEESPVEEVPPPHKVIHHFHHHPHPHQLHRSRGRARPKPSPLLESVILSDLDKPLHMSEHADYLNHAKELADHLAETYARKAPPPPPKKKVNTYTIIEEHQRPHGHDYEDHHEHGVETYRVIESRPKHQQYHHNHHHHPHHQHAEEAEEEEEDADVGYHYSGAGKTHHSLGIGAYAEPAPVEEEHLEPEPSPGYSYSPPSHSYIPPGQAHRGSKANRAPAYTLEAPQEPSYGYDYSRPSAGSSSDFRPSVQVPSSDPYGQEEEPADTYGPPRRRRPSSLVDWPDAKGFNSAAAETYSGVDSYNVGHVQGYGSSGYQYSGPYL, encoded by the coding sequence ATGACCACTCGACGCGACGACATGGCGCGGATTAGCCGTATTTCCCGGTCGCATACCCATTCGCCATCGCTCCTCCATCTGCTACTTCTGCTGCCCATCTTGGCGATCCCCCTGGCGACAGGATTTGGCAACGAGTACGTCCACATCAAGGTGCATGTGCCCAAGGAGGAGTCGCCGGTGGAGGAGGTGCCTCCGCCGCACAAGGTGATCCACCACTTCCACCACCACCCACATCCCCACCAGCTGCACCGCAGTCGAGGGCGAGCCCGTCCCAAGCCCAGTCCGCTGCTGGAGAGCGTGATCCTCTCTGATCTGGACAAGCCGCTGCACATGAGCGAGCATGCGGACTATCTGAACCACGCCAAGGAGCTGGCAGACCACCTGGCGGAAACCTACGCCAGGAAggcaccaccaccgccgcctAAGAAGAAGGTCAACACCTACACCATTATCGAGGAGCACCAACGGCCACATGGACACGACTACGAGGATCACCATGAGCACGGCGTGGAGACGTATCGCGTGATTGAGTCGCGGCCCAAGCACCAGCAGTATCAccacaaccaccaccaccacccccaTCACCAGCAtgcggaggaggcggaggaagaggaggaggacgcGGATGTGGGCTACCACTATTCGGGCGCAGGAAAAACGCATCACTCTCTGGGCATTGGCGCCTATGCGGAGCCCGCCCCTGTTGAGGAGGAGCACCTGGAACCGGAGCCAAGTCCGGGCTACAGCTACTCCCCGCCCAGCCACTCTTACATCCCGCCCGGCCAGGCGCATCGCGGCTCCAAGGCCAACAGGGCACCGGCCTACACGCTGGAGGCGCCGCAGGAGCCCTCCTACGGCTACGATTACTCCAGGCCCTCGGCGGGGAGTAGCAGCGACTTCCGGCCGTCCGTGCAGGTGCCATCCAGCGATCCGTACggccaggaggaggagccggCGGACACGTACGGCCCACCAAGGCGTCGCCGGCCATCCAGCCTCGTGGATTGGCCCGACGCGAAGGGATTCAACAGTGCCGCCGCAGAGACATACAGCGGCGTCGATAGCTACAATGTGGGCCACGTCCAGGGCTACGGCTCCAGTGGCTACCAGTACAGTGGGCCCTACCTGTAG
- the LOC108023635 gene encoding gustatory receptor 8a — protein MPHLGVDRISPLRAEGLSAEQSTMSGRLGRVLEFHLRLYQVLGFHGLPLPSDGSPARTRRQLMAWSLFLLVSLSSLIITCLTSSEEFLYRGDIFGCVNDALKYVFAELAVAAIYLETLSSQRHLANFWWLHAKLGGRRLGAASLRSEFQQYRRYLVSLYGMMCSELLLHLGLWQVQPLTNHMFLFWSSYEPLVCLTYMRNIQFVLHLELLREQLTALERELGLLAEYSRFASETGRSFPGFESFLRRRLLHKQRLYSDVYDMLQCFLGAFNFSILAVLLTINIRIAVDCYFMYYSIYNNVVNLDYYLILPALLEIPAFIYASQSCMVVVPRIAHQLHNIVTDSGCCSCPDLSLQIQNFSLQLLHQPIRIDCLGLTTLDCSLLTRIACSVGTYMIYTIQFIPKFSNQYM, from the exons ATGCCCCATTTAGGGGTCGATCGGATAAGCCCCCTTCGTGCGGAAGGTCTGAGTGCCGAGCAGTCCACGATGAGCGGCCGCCTGGGTCGGGTCCTGGAGTTCCACCTGCGGCTCTACCAAGTGCTCGGCTTTCACGGACTGCCCCTGCCGAGCGACGGAAGTCCGGCGCGCACCCGACGGCAGCTGATGGCCTGGAGCCTGTTCCTGCTGGTCTCGCTGAGCAGCCTGATCATCACGTGCCTGACCAGCAGCGAGGAGTTCCTCTACCGCGGCGACATATTCGGCTGTGTCAACGACGCCCTAAAGTACGTATTCGCCGAGCTGGCCGTGGCGGCCATTTATCTGGAGACCCTGAGCAGCCAGCGGCACCTGGCCAACTTCTGGTGGCTCCACGCCAAGCTGGGGGGGCGGCGACTGGGTGCGGCCAGCCTGCGGAGCGAGTTCCAACAGTACCGCCGCTACCTGGTCTCCCTCTACGGGATGATGTGCTCCGAGCTGCTGCTCCATTTGGGCTTGTGGCAGGTGCAGCCGTTGACCAACCACATGTTCCTGTTCTGGAGCAGCTACGAACCGCTCGTGTGCCTCACATACATGCGAAACATACAGTTCGTGCTGCACCTGGAGCTGCTGCGGGAGCAGCTAACCGCCCTGGAGCGCGAACTGGGCCTACTGGCGGAGTACTCGCGATTCGCCAGCGAGACCGGCAGGAGCTTCCCCGGCTTCGAGAGTTTCCTGCGCCGGCGACTGCTGCACAAGCAGCGCCTCTACAGCGACGTGTACGACATGCTCCAGTGTTTCCTGGGCGCCTTCAACTTCTCCATCCTGGCCGTCCTGCTGACCATCAACATCCGCATCGCCGTGGACTGCTACTTCATGTACTACAGCATCTACAACAATGTGGTCAACTTAG ATTACTACCTGATCTTGCCCGCCTTGCTGGAGATTCCCGCCTTTATATACGCCTCGCAGAGCTGCATGGTCGTTGTGCCCAGGATCGCCCACCAGCTGCACAATATTGTCACTGATTCCGGCTGCTGCAGCTGTCCCGATCTCTCCCTGCAG ATCCAAAACTTctcgctgcagctgctgcatcAGCCGATAAGAATAGATTGTCTGGGCCTAACCACACTGGATTGCAGTCTCCTCACGCGG ATAGCCTGTTCGGTGGGAACCTACATGATCTACACGATTCAGTTTATACCCAAGTTCAGCAATCAGTACATGTAG
- the LOC108023634 gene encoding protein GPR107: protein MRAPGGHVKSIVVLAALAALLTAPLAVLGRKHHLEVRNDRRQYIALSTFGFYINGHLDVQLSKLTIDEEQPTDVLGLSLDKTTIDQLNPYLDSHQNKCILEESSKTQNSGPILFFVLDLKELKVRVKCSPEWVNMHIYNQIPSRTKRNSRMAKISDSVLFRTTRDIQPYSAEGPDDFMEEPLEQEPTELKSSSPAAVAGKIELPKEEVAAKVDAPVQKVEAPKEEAAPKPDVAANLNASAKQELPAQPDTAPKVEEAIVKEKNEVEPLDVVVKKEEAPIKQEEAPAKPAAAEAPKVAVPPPPPAAPAQDDTQVDKQNDESDSDAAPANPFPHDVDSADDLYGPGSFKQSQEDLCKDSTMPLVKETINNVNYYAFNFSMLVATPRDEGLYNLYFHACPNYHSSKIMSFNVDIEENNNGNYLSAGEMPLPALYFMMSLLFFLSGLFWVFILKKSKHTVYKIHYLMAVLVFLKSLSLMFHSINYHFIEKRGEHVETWAILYYIAHLLKGAVLFITIVLIGTGWTFIKHILSDKDKKIFMIVIPLQVLANVAQIITDESDQSDAEFRTWHNIFFFVDLLCCGAILFPIVWSIRHLHEASATDGKAATNLRKLKLFRQFYIMIVCYIYFTRIIVDLLQMTVVFQYAWLDEMFREMATYVFFVLTGYKFRPVSSHPYFTVPDEDEDDDEVEVLTESGLTETVHRVKALNRNHSSGSGGITIIEGNDDERENLISKRESSHEYD from the exons ATGCGTGCTCCCGGCGGGCATGTTAAATCAATAGTGGTGCTGGCGGCACTGGCAGCGCTCCTTACGGCCCCCCTGGCGGTCCTAGGGCGCAAGCATCACCTGGAAGTCCGT AATGACAGGCGCCAGTACATCGCACTCAGCACCTTCGGGTTCTACATCAACGGCCACCTGGACGTGCAGCTCAGCAAGCTGACAATCGACGAGGAGCAACCCACGGATGTG CTAGGTCTGTCGCTGGACAAGACTACCATTGACCAGCTGAATCCCTACCTGGACTCGCACCAGAACAAGTGCATCCTGGAGGAATCGTCAAAGACACAGAACAGCGGACCCATTCTGTTCTTTGTGCTGGACCTTAAGGAGCTCAA AGTTCGCGTGAAGTGCTCCCCCGAGTGGGTCAACATGCACATCTACAACCAAATCCCCTCCAGGACCAAGCGGAACTCGCGCATGGCCAAGATCAGCGATTCGGTCCTGTTCCGCACCACACGCGATATCCAGCCCTACTCGGCCGAGGGTCCAGATGACTTCATGGAGGAACCCCTGGAGCAGGAGCCCACTGAACTGAAGTCCTCTTCGCCCGCTGCGGTGGCGGGCAAAATTGAGTTGCCCAAGGAAGAGGTGGCTGCCAAGGTGGATGCCCCAGTCCAGAAAGTTGAGGCGCCCAAGGAGGAGGCTGCCCCCAAGCCAGATGTGGCTGCCAATCTGAATGCTTCTGCCAAGCAGGAGCTGCCTGCTCAACCAGATACGGCCCCAAAGGTAGAGGAAGCCATCGTCAAGGAAAAGAACGAAGTTGAGCCATTGGATGTAGTCGTCAAAAAGGAGGAAGCCCCTATCAAACAGGAAGAAGCCCCAGCAAAGCCAGCAGCCGCAGAAGCGCCCAAAGTGGCGGTCCCACCACCACCCCCGGCTGCTCCTGCTCAAGATGACACACAAGTTGACAAACAAAATGATGAAAGCGACTCGGATGCAGCTCCAGCCAATCCCTTTCCACACGATGTTGACTCTGCGGATGATCTCTATGGACCCGGCTCGTTCAAGCAGTCGCAAGAGGACCTGTGCAAAGACTCGACCATGCCGCTCGTCAAGGAGACCATAAACAATGTGAACTATTACGCATTCAACTTCTCTATGCTGGTGGCCACGCCCCGCGACGAGGGCCTGTACAACCTGTATTTTCACGCCTGCCCCAACTACCACAGCTCGAAGATCATGTCGTTCAATGTGGACATTGAGGAGAACAACAATGGCAACTACTTGTCGGCGGGGGAGATGCCCCTGCCTGCCCTGTACTTCATGATGAGCCTGCTCTTCTTCCTCTCCGGTCTCTTCTGGgtgtttattttgaaaaagagCAA ACACACTGTGTACAAAATCCACTATTTGATGGCTGTGCTGGTGTTCCTCAAGTCGCTCTCGCTGATGTTCCACTCGATCAACTACCACTTCATCGAGAAGCGGGGCGAGCATGTGGAGACCTGGGCCATCCTCTACTACATTGCCCACCTGCTCAAGGGCGCCGTGCTCTTCATCACCATCGTGCTGATCGGCACTGGCTGGACTTTCATCAAGCACATTCTCTCGGACAAGGACAAGAAGATCTTCATGATTGTGATTCCGCTGCAG GTGCTGGCTAACGTGGCCCAGATCATTACGGATGAGTCGGACCAGAGCGACGCCGAGTTCCGCACCTGGCACAACATCTTCTTCTTCGTGGACCTGCTCTGCTGCGGCGCCATTTTGTTCCCCATCGTCTGGTCCATCCGGCATCTGCACGAGGCCTCTGCCACCGATGGCAAGGCGGCCACCAATCTGCGCAAGCTGAAGCTCTTCCGCCAGTTCTACATCATGATCGTGTGCTACATCTACTTTACGCGGATCATCGTCGACCTGCTGCAGATGACTGTGGTGTTCCAGTACGCCTGGCTGGACGAGATGTTCCGCGAGATGGCCACCTATGTGTTCTTCGTGCTCACGGGCTACAAATTCCGCCCGGTCTCATCGCACCCGTACTTCACTGTGccggacgaggacgaggacgacgacgaggtGGAGGTGCTTACCGAATCCGGCCTCACGGAGACGGTGCACCGCGTGAAGGCGCTGAATCGGAACCACAGCAGCGGCTCGGGCGGCATCACCATCATCGAGGGCAACGACGATGAGCGCGAGAATCTGATTTCCAAGCGGGAATCAAGCCATGAGTACGATTAG